A single Spirosoma agri DNA region contains:
- a CDS encoding DUF488 domain-containing protein yields the protein MMYYRRKVLLSIFEAFGGELGKIDLQKLLLIYTRYQAKPSFDFLPHLYGCYSFQAGFDLRALKTYGYIKEHDKKWSLIKKDAYAPLLKKDDQDHLKFLYRKYASYNTSDLIKATYIQEPYYAIRSEIAETVLSSVELERVKRYIPNKSGTRLFTIGYEGISIETYFNKLITNNIKVLCDVRRNPLSQKVGFSKSELKYICDAVGITYVHIPQLGIASEKRQNLETQKDYNLLFEDYEKNQLIHQGEHLGQILNILQKRERVALTCFEASYLQCHRGRIANAVTKLPDWDYELIHI from the coding sequence ATGATGTATTATAGAAGAAAAGTTCTGCTGTCAATTTTTGAAGCATTCGGTGGTGAGTTAGGTAAAATTGATTTACAAAAACTCCTGTTAATATATACACGCTACCAAGCAAAGCCATCATTTGACTTTTTACCTCATCTCTATGGATGCTACTCTTTCCAAGCAGGCTTTGACTTGCGGGCTTTAAAGACATACGGATACATAAAAGAGCACGATAAAAAGTGGAGTCTCATTAAAAAGGACGCTTATGCTCCTCTTTTAAAAAAGGATGACCAAGATCACCTTAAGTTTTTGTATAGGAAGTATGCTTCATATAACACAAGTGATCTGATAAAAGCTACATACATCCAAGAGCCTTATTACGCAATTAGGAGTGAGATTGCAGAAACGGTACTCAGCTCAGTCGAACTTGAGCGAGTAAAGAGATACATTCCTAATAAATCTGGCACTCGCTTATTCACTATTGGCTATGAGGGAATATCTATAGAAACTTACTTTAACAAGCTGATTACTAATAATATAAAAGTTTTATGTGATGTAAGACGAAATCCATTAAGCCAGAAGGTTGGCTTTTCTAAGTCGGAGCTAAAATATATATGCGATGCTGTCGGCATTACTTATGTTCATATTCCACAACTGGGTATAGCTAGTGAGAAAAGGCAAAATCTGGAAACACAGAAGGACTACAACCTACTGTTCGAAGACTATGAAAAAAATCAATTAATACACCAAGGTGAACATTTGGGGCAAATACTAAATATATTACAAAAAAGAGAAAGAGTTGCATTAACTTGCTTCGAAGCTTCGTATCTCCAGTGTCACCGTGGTCGCATTGCCAATGCTGTTACTAAGTTACCTGATTGGGATTACGAGCTGATCCATATCTAA
- a CDS encoding Crp/Fnr family transcriptional regulator: protein MNHYYTALFQYVGQILDLPPADKRLIQQLFEPVFVPKNTILEAAGQVPHYHNFIVSGYMRNYYLDQNNQEVTTDLNDGPRFFTSYFHFMNQTISNENLQCLTDCELLRTSRRNVEIGGQTSTTQKDYTIQILQQHLQQDKRRIDQLSNLTAEERYQNFIQEKPTLLQHVPLRHIASYLGITQRHLSRLRHQFGS from the coding sequence ATGAACCATTACTATACGGCTCTTTTCCAATACGTTGGTCAGATCTTAGACTTGCCACCAGCCGATAAAAGGCTGATCCAACAATTGTTCGAGCCCGTTTTTGTGCCTAAAAATACCATTCTTGAGGCTGCTGGTCAGGTCCCTCACTATCATAACTTCATTGTTTCTGGCTATATGAGAAATTACTACCTTGACCAAAACAACCAGGAGGTAACAACTGACCTGAATGATGGGCCCCGCTTCTTTACGTCCTATTTTCACTTCATGAACCAGACGATCTCTAATGAGAATTTACAATGCTTGACCGACTGTGAACTATTGCGCACCAGCCGCCGCAATGTAGAGATTGGGGGGCAAACCAGTACTACCCAGAAGGATTACACGATCCAAATTCTGCAACAACACCTTCAGCAGGACAAAAGACGAATTGATCAGCTCAGTAATCTTACCGCTGAAGAGCGCTATCAGAACTTTATTCAAGAAAAGCCAACCCTCCTTCAGCATGTGCCTTTACGGCATATTGCCTCCTATTTAGGGATTACCCAGCGGCATCTGAGTCGGCTCCGCCACCAGTTCGGATCCTGA
- a CDS encoding DUF2306 domain-containing protein has translation MLRIAASCWLIVASVGQWLFGFYILLFYGKTTLTSDFERWNRVLPHGYVAGDWVGNLIVGIHVLLASILVIGGPIQLLPWVRHQAPVFHRRLGQLYLVTAIVVSIAGLVMVWTRGSVGDTIQHYSISLQAVYIMGFAYQSIRYAKARQFNQHRIWALRLFMVTNGGWFFRVGLMSWLVINGGPVGFDPQSFTGPFLTFLAVFTYAIPLSVVLLELYLYACQTLNKTLNYLVSATIFLVTLLTTIGIFGATLGLWFPQIK, from the coding sequence ATGCTGAGAATTGCCGCGAGCTGCTGGCTGATCGTGGCGAGCGTTGGTCAGTGGCTCTTTGGTTTTTACATTCTGCTGTTCTATGGCAAAACAACACTCACCAGTGACTTTGAGCGCTGGAATCGGGTCCTACCCCACGGCTATGTGGCCGGTGACTGGGTGGGGAACCTGATTGTGGGCATTCATGTGTTATTGGCCTCCATCCTGGTCATTGGTGGCCCGATCCAGCTTTTACCCTGGGTGCGCCATCAGGCCCCTGTTTTTCATCGCCGTTTAGGGCAACTGTACCTCGTTACGGCGATTGTCGTCAGTATAGCAGGCTTGGTGATGGTCTGGACTCGGGGAAGCGTTGGGGATACGATCCAGCACTACAGCATTAGCCTTCAGGCGGTTTATATTATGGGGTTTGCCTACCAATCCATCCGTTACGCCAAGGCCCGGCAATTCAATCAACATCGAATCTGGGCGTTGCGGCTGTTCATGGTGACTAATGGGGGTTGGTTTTTTCGAGTAGGTCTGATGAGTTGGCTGGTCATCAACGGGGGACCCGTCGGTTTTGATCCACAGAGCTTCACGGGACCTTTTCTGACTTTTTTGGCTGTATTCACCTATGCGATACCACTTTCTGTGGTCCTGCTCGAATTATACTTATACGCCTGCCAAACGTTAAACAAGACACTCAATTACCTTGTATCGGCGACCATTTTTCTGGTTACTCTGCTGACGACTATCGGTATTTTTGGGGCCACCTTAGGGTTATGGTTTCCGCAAATCAAGTAA
- a CDS encoding KUP/HAK/KT family potassium transporter, translating to MSSLSINKVSPQGLLIAIGIVFGDIGTSPLYVLAAVTRGHQLTETLVLGTLSCIIWTLTIQTTIKYVLITLQADNKGEGGIFSLYALVHRFSGRWLIIPAIVGGAFLLADGLITPPISVSSAIEGLLIFDPTLATEPIVIGILIGLFVIQQFGTQFLGRLFGPVMLIWFTFIGGIGFLALLAHPSVLLAFNPLYAFRLLTQYPGGFWLLGGVFLCTTGAEALYSDMGHCGRGNIRVSWVYVKLTLLLSYAGQTAYLMNHLGKQVGETSPFYSIVPAPLTIFSIILATLATIIASQALISGAFTLVGEAMRLNFWPRQRVAYPSDERGQLYVPFVNWGLMIGCILIVLHFKESKNMEAAYGLAVTLTMLMSTVLINAYLRMKQTNALLTTLVTALFLIVETTFLIANMVKVEEGGWISITLGLLLMGMMVFWYQGETITHEFIHYDSLPGNLPVLKTLSNDLSQPKFATHLVYLTSADDYHQIEAETLFSILNRAPKRADIYWFIHLCVQDEPYGMRYKVDTLAAEDVYFVTFYLGFRVEPRLNFLFRQVVLDMVADKEVTIDTPYRSLNVHRIAGDFRFVLFKRFLSYDNELSTYQQVIMRGYLLLKRIALSTKESYGLDTSNVVTEAVPLVLSPIKRLDLERLPSELSHPLSPPL from the coding sequence CATTGTCTTCGGCGATATTGGCACGTCTCCCTTATACGTCCTGGCGGCCGTAACACGCGGGCACCAACTCACCGAAACACTCGTCCTGGGTACACTTTCTTGCATCATCTGGACCCTGACCATTCAGACCACCATCAAATACGTCCTGATCACTCTCCAGGCCGATAACAAAGGCGAAGGAGGCATCTTTTCCCTCTACGCCCTGGTCCACCGATTCTCGGGCCGATGGCTGATCATTCCCGCCATTGTAGGCGGAGCCTTTCTGCTGGCCGATGGCCTCATTACGCCCCCTATCTCGGTTTCCTCGGCTATTGAAGGCCTGCTGATCTTCGATCCTACCCTGGCAACCGAGCCCATTGTCATTGGTATTTTGATTGGTCTATTTGTCATCCAACAGTTCGGTACCCAATTCCTGGGACGACTCTTCGGACCAGTCATGCTTATCTGGTTTACCTTTATTGGCGGCATCGGTTTTTTAGCCCTGCTGGCCCACCCCTCTGTGCTTTTGGCCTTCAATCCCCTCTACGCATTTCGGCTCCTGACGCAGTATCCCGGTGGATTCTGGCTTTTGGGCGGCGTGTTCCTATGTACCACCGGGGCCGAAGCCCTCTACTCAGACATGGGCCACTGTGGCCGAGGTAATATCCGGGTGAGCTGGGTCTATGTCAAACTAACCCTGCTGCTCTCCTACGCGGGGCAGACCGCTTATCTGATGAATCACCTAGGTAAACAGGTGGGGGAGACCAGTCCGTTTTACAGCATCGTGCCCGCTCCACTGACGATATTCAGTATTATCCTGGCTACCCTGGCCACCATCATTGCTTCTCAAGCCCTTATCAGTGGGGCCTTTACCCTAGTGGGCGAAGCTATGCGGCTCAATTTCTGGCCCCGTCAGCGCGTGGCCTATCCCTCCGACGAGCGGGGACAGCTCTACGTGCCCTTCGTCAACTGGGGGTTGATGATCGGCTGCATTCTGATCGTGTTGCATTTTAAGGAATCCAAAAACATGGAGGCCGCCTATGGGCTAGCCGTCACCCTGACGATGCTCATGTCCACCGTGCTGATCAACGCCTATTTACGTATGAAACAAACCAATGCCCTGCTGACCACGCTGGTAACCGCCTTGTTTCTGATCGTGGAGACCACCTTCCTAATCGCCAATATGGTCAAGGTCGAAGAAGGAGGCTGGATTTCGATTACCCTGGGACTATTGCTGATGGGCATGATGGTGTTCTGGTATCAAGGCGAAACAATTACGCATGAGTTTATTCATTATGATTCCCTTCCGGGTAACCTACCCGTGCTCAAAACCCTGAGCAATGACTTGAGTCAACCTAAGTTTGCCACGCACCTGGTCTACCTGACTTCAGCTGATGACTATCATCAGATTGAAGCCGAAACCCTGTTCTCGATTCTGAACCGGGCGCCCAAGCGAGCCGACATTTATTGGTTCATTCATCTGTGTGTACAGGATGAGCCCTATGGTATGCGCTACAAGGTAGATACGCTAGCGGCCGAAGATGTGTATTTTGTTACGTTTTACTTAGGCTTCCGGGTGGAGCCACGCCTGAATTTTCTGTTCCGGCAAGTGGTTCTGGACATGGTGGCCGATAAAGAAGTGACGATTGACACCCCGTATCGCTCCTTGAATGTTCACCGGATTGCGGGTGATTTCCGGTTTGTGCTTTTCAAACGCTTCTTATCGTATGACAATGAGTTGAGCACCTATCAACAGGTAATCATGCGGGGCTATTTGTTGTTGAAGCGGATTGCCCTATCGACCAAGGAATCGTACGGCTTAGACACGAGCAACGTCGTGACGGAGGCGGTACCCCTGGTGTTGAGCCCAATTAAGCGCCTGGATTTAGAGCGCTTGCCCTCCGAGCTCAGCCACCCCCTCTCCCCACCCCTTTAG